Within Vicia villosa cultivar HV-30 ecotype Madison, WI linkage group LG1, Vvil1.0, whole genome shotgun sequence, the genomic segment TAACTATATAGATGCTCTTGCTGGTACACTGATAGTAGTCCCAGTTTCACTAAGGTATGTATGTGACTAGAGTTAGATTGTCAGTTAACGAAAAGACAAATTTAGTAGCACATAAAAAATAAACACTTCAATTTAATCATTCCAAAAGCAAATATTTTACATGATTTTTCAAATAATAGCTTCAAACTCAATACTTATGATAGGTACTAAGTATAAATTGCATGGATTAAGGAGAACAAAAAGAGTTCAGGTAAATGAGAACACAAATTAATTTTAAGATTTGCATTCAGCAAAATACATTCCTCTCggcaaattaattttaataaacatCCAGCTGGAGTGCCACCTATGCACAAATTAACGGAAGTTGACAAAATTAAACGGATAGGACCAATGTAACTAACGGAATCACATTTGAGGGACTTAAAACTAACGTTTATTAAATAAAGGACTAAAGTGGAACTTTAAATTAAGTTAAGGGATCAAATGATTAAGTCTAAAATAAACGTTTTGTTCCAACGTTTGAATGAATCTTCCGATATAGCACCCATGTTAACAAGTGAGTTAGCCAACTCCATCGCGTCATTTCGCCATCCTCCAAAACCAATCCCTTGAATCAACAATCTGTAGGTTGTTTCATTTGGCAAGCATCCTCTCTCATTCATAGCAGCAAGCACCTCAATAGCATCTATGACTCTTTGCACCTTGCACAATCCACGAATAACAGCATTGTAACTAATAACAGTAGGCTGAAACTTGTGACTCTCCATCATGTCAACCAGCAACTCAATTGCCTGATCCACCAATCCATCTCGGCACAAGCAACAAATAAGTGAATTATAGGTGAACTCATCAGGATCAATGCCTTTGCTTAACATCTCCAGAATCATCCGTAACGCTCTAATTTTATTGCCGCTGCACCACAATGCACCAAACAATATATCATACGAAATTGCATTTGGAGGACAACCCACTTTACCGAGCTTCTCAAAGATGTTCAAAGCCTCACCAGCCTGTCCACTGTTACGCAGAGAAGCCAAGATCAAGTTATAGCAATCAATATCAGGCAAACGACCATCTGATATCATGTTATCCAAATACTCTATAGCCAAATttacttttccttctttgcaaaaAGCAGAAATCAACGTGTTGTATGTCACAGAATCCGGCTCACAACCTTTATCCGACATATCCGATATCAAACTCTTCCCCGCTTCCCATTTCCCTTCATTCAAAAGACTCTTCAACAGAATATTATAAGTAATAACATCAGGAGCCAAACCTCTCTTCTTCATATTCTTCAATACATTCTCAGCCTCGCCAATTTTACCAGCACGACAAAGCGAGCCAATCAACGTGTTGTATGTCACAGAACTCGGCTCACAACCTTTATCCAACATATCCGACATCAAACTCTTCCCCGCTTCCCATTTCCCTTCATTCAAAAGACTCTTCAACAGAATAGTATAAGTATATGCATCAGGTCGAAGCCCTCTCAACAACATCTCATCGAAAAGCTTCATAGCTTCATCAATACTCCTCCCACAAAGATTCCCAATAAGAATAGTATAAGTAACAACATCAGGAGCCAAACCTCTCTTGTTCATTCTATCAAGCACCTTATTGGCAGCATCAACTCTATCAGCTTTACAAAAGCCGGTTATAACAGCATTATAAGCAAAAACATCAGGCTCACCGTGCTTCTCCAAAATCTCCAAAACCTGAATAGCTTTCTCGATTTTCTTAGAATTGAAAAAACCCTTAATCAATTTTGTGCAGAGAACAACATCAGGATTATAACCCCTATTAACCATTTGCTCAAGTAAGTAGAGAGACTCATCGTACTTACCTGATTTGCATGACCTGCGGAGAGCTTTCAGTAAATTGGTGTCTCGAAAGTCATAATTTTGATCAAGTTTGGGCCTTGTTTCATTGACCCTGAATCGTTCTTGGTTGATTCTTGTTCTTCGGTCATTAGTGTTGCCTTCGCTTAGAAGTGGGGTTGAGGAAGTGACGAAATTGGGGTTTGAATGGCGAGAAGTGCGGTTTCTGAAATTGAGAGTGTGTGACAGGAATTGGGTTGAAAATGTTGTCATTGATGGTTGTTGCGGTTGTAGTTGGAGATTCATGGGTTGAGTTTGGACAAAATGTAGTGTCTCAGAATGGATAAAGGGAAACTGAGCTTTGAAATCCAACACAAATAAATTAAGACCTTAATTATTAGTTTAgtttatttttccatttttactTAATGAATTGGATTAGATTTATTAGATATAATTtatataagaatttttttttgaaaaaaatacgtTATCATGAACGTGTAAATTTTAAAGTatgcatatttattttaaaatttttgagaaaataaatatagGTGTAACACTAAAGTTTCTTAACATACGAGTAGAGTtaggaaaaaaaaatttaaataactaggtttaataaaaaaaatacgaaaaaaaccatgttttcagggtaattaccaaactgtctaggtttgggtcCCCGGGGAAAtggatgcgccaaatgaaatggcgcatacatgtgttgcatgccaaatcatttggcgcatGAGAAGGGACAATTAGGGcaagccatttcaaatggcgcatGGGTATAGGTTcccacacataggcgccatttcatatggctcctatgtgttgggttattttttaaaaaaaaaaaacccctttgggtattttcgcgcaccgttttttattccggtcttttattttcgtaaaaacgtctgAGAAATCGAGTTCGTAAAATTTTTAGTAACCCTATATAATGTATGCGTTATCGATATCGGTTTTTTACTAAAgctcaatttattgatgaaagaccgatgaacggttacaagagttggtaagcgaaactgatacattgcattaaaaaaaatacagattatactaaacttgcgacgctgtcgagccacgattagggcatctttttATATTGTTCCCCACCTGacggcaaatgctgcattttcgttccattttgtcgcggacgtccatttcggttctaatccgtgtactattgggacgcccttttttctttcgccgcattgcgtcgttgtgccaaactacctctccatcatactcaggccagtaatcctccttggccaccacaggaaacgcaacactgtaaactctgagcaatgtctgagtcttgtaaatcggagacagtagtgatatagcgtcgcggtgggcatacgcacatgcagctatgacgtgtgagcatggcatacgaaaagcttgaaaccttccacagtcgcaccaatcttcgtcaagaagaaccctatattgttgccttggcagtccctcattgtggtcaattgtctcgcgcacactgaacgtgcgattgaatcggtcgaaagaagtcacttgatgagtgttcgcttttgccgattgctgttgcataaatttcatgcaactatcgcttaatagttaaccagcttgcctaacatcaccccatctcctgcctcttgttgagaagagtgaagccatcctaaagtatgtggcctccaccagtgctgtgattggaaggttacgaatgcctttgaaaacgccattcatggattccacgagattggttgtcatatggccccatcgcacgccattgtcgtaagcccttgtccatttgtccctggaaagattatctacccaagtacctgcctctggatttgtcattacaatctcactccgataatgttggaatgtgggttgggtcaatgcataaccagcattgactagggcctttcttagatgtctgtccttgatctcccgcatgaagttttgggcgatgtggcgaatacagtagacgtgttttgaaggggggtcatgccatccgttcgctggattattgtaagcactctctatggaaacgtgcctatcagagattaaacatatgtcaggctggggagcaacatgttctcggaggttccttagaaagaaactccaagccgccgctgtttcaccttcgacgatagcaaatgccactggaaatatgttgctgttcccgtcttgtgcaaccgccatcagcatggttcctttgtatttgccgtataaccatgtcccatcaatttgaagtatgggtttacagtgtgcaaaacctcggacgcaaggtttgaacgcccaaaaaagccgatggaatattctgtttccttggacagggtttccatccggggcatgcgcgggcagtgtctctagaatagtaacagtgccaggtgcgtaactatgtagcgcattgaggtatcggggaagaattttgtatgactcctcccaattgccatagactgtctcaattgcctttgtttttgcaacccacgcctttctgtaagatggagtgtagttgaaggttgtaacgatgtgtgatattatatttttaaccttcagagacggatcagagcttatgagaggcaagatctcctgacatataagatcggcactgagttttgtatgatcctgggaattgttagggttgacacacgtgtgtttctgcgtaatcgaccctattttccatgcattacttctcttcctataagaggccaacagtctgaacccgcactctggatttttacaagtgattacataccgttccaggtttgaacggtctacttcaaaatcaacgttgttcgccatgtgccatttttttattcttctcaaacatgcctccttagaaggaaacttgtctccttcctttaattcttcgtcattttggatgtagggtgtgaagaagatgtcagatgatggttcgtcaccttggaggttcaagttactcatatgtgctggaggtgcgtacgcATGAGCTGGGGGCACCAACGTTTGctgctcgtcgtcggattcctcgttgaccatgtcgtcaaattcagtttccagatcgtcttcttcctcgtcaatgacgtcaacctcgtcttgctcgttgactggtgggtcaataacttgtgactggacaacattagtttcttgtgtctcaacctgaagagtaacgtacagctcgatggaatccaacccagagtattcgtgggtggtaaacatatcttgcaagtcttcgtcattggcaatttccatctcgtaaaacttgacggtgttgtcttcattgaaattgggacattggtaaaaaacgcttgcaataggacccattgcaatcttagagtatagtcgctgaatgaagtacgaaaatgttgctcttttgctcaacaacaatggtacaacctgagtgtttctcatcacaaaaccggctatctcatgagagtaggtctcaccgtttagatgggcatggACAAGATACTGGGTTGATGAAGTCATTTTTGGAGGGGAAAGTGTGTGGGTGTTGTAAGCTCAAGTCAGATTAGGTAAAATTGTTGGTGTGAGTTGTAATGTTTAGTATATATTGAATGTCTTATAAATTGTGCTTCTTATGTCCTTGCATTATCTCAACACAtagacacgctgatctatgtcctgtaccccatcacgcgtctgaaaggattcctgataagattcctgtaaCGATTCCCCTAGGCAGagcatgcatgcaaccctatctggcagctagttctgcaataattatttttatatatatatatatatatatatatatatatatatatatatatatatatataaatatatatatatatatatatatatataaatatatatatatatatatatatatatatatatatatatatatatatatatatatctttatttatgcatatataaatatttatatatatatatttatatatatatatatctttatttatgcatatataaatatttatttatatatatttatatatatatatatctttatttatgcatatataaatatttatttatatttatttatttatatatatatataaatatatatatatatatatatatatatatatatatatatatatatatatatatatatataaatatatatatatatatatatatatatatatatatatatctttatttatgcatatatatatatatatatttatttatatatatctatttatatatatatatatatatatatatatatatatatatatatatatatatatatatatatatatatatatatatatatatatatatatatatatatatatatatatctttatttatgcatatataaatatttatttatatatatatatatatatatatatatctttatttatgcatatataaatatttatttatttatatatatatatatatatatatatatatatatatatatatatatatatatatatatatatatttatgtggtGGTTCTTACAGACCCACTAGTATAGGTCTGCCACTatcttccgaattgattataaaagacaggcacactgatctaggtctgcaacAGGATTCCGTATTGATtgtaaaagacagacacactgatctaggtctgccaccagattccgaattgattatacaagacagacacactgatctatgtctgccaccggattccgaattgattacaaaagacagacacactgatctaggtctgtttaTATATAACTAATAATtacgtatatatattttatttaataaatatttatattgtaattaataattatatgtattttaataatatatattactaattataAATATAGTTAATAATTACGTATATAAATTACCATATATATGTATGTTAATTATTGTACACGTCCGCTAGGGTAAATATTTTCCAGACGAaaacaactaacacaacaaccacatttattttaattcaatgacCCTGCGTTGACAACACAAAACCATCGGTAAATCACGATGTTAAGTTGCAGaatagaaaagaagagaaaagaacacagaacaactggtagtacacgctcactctttgcaacaaataaaacaacagttaatctaaactactcaagtgTCACTGCAATAACAAGGGgatcttcaacgcctcggttaacttctccactgtgtgtccaaaacattagatccacgtccacgtcgtctttcacacgatcccaataatacatgtacgtgccttctgggttattatccgtcaacgtaatgtatggacatcgGTAATCTagctgtttaacttttctggttggaccatctagttgacgaaacccagtgttgatggctctaacaattctctggaaattccagtAAGGGTTAAGGCAaacccgcatgtgactaccttcctcaaagaagACCACAGCCCAAACAGaattcatttttaagtgtttacACTATGATTGAAAGAAGAGTtagtacttcaactccacacgcacacttctatttatagttggcttctagggcaaaaccctagacttatgcgccattccatttggcgcaaaccTTTGGGATTTTAGGGcatgccatttcatttggcgcatgcacccaaaatttacACCTATACGCgttttcatttggcgcattcagtATTCTGatatcccaaacctagacagtttggtaaataccccgaaaacatggtttttttcgtattttttttattaaacctagttatttaaatttttttttcgtaGAGTTAATTAAGATATGGCTATGTATTTTATAAATAAGAATatataaaattatcattttttttataaactattagacccaaaatattaaaaacataaaatatatacaaTGGGCAATTTAGGATTAGTATTTAATAATTCATTTAGATAtagtttaattgaattaatttataaattaatattaagattttatttattattcgttttgaTCAAATTAATcagtcgcgatgggtaataatcgattatttaattaattaaataataaaattcaaataaggaTTATTCTGCTAAAGGGTTTTAACCgtttctattggttacgatgattagcatatttttatcaatttgttatttattttaatcaaatctattgattacgaggagtaacgataattaataatttaatttaaaacacgTTTATTTGCtaatagtgataatcgaatctatcgattagaataattagcaattctttattaaatatgttaattatggtgattaaacctattaatcatcgcgattaatagaacatattaaAATCAGAGTTGTACGCCATTCAAAACACGTCTTTttcacaaactacggattttcaaaactacgataaggtaattcaaaatatcttgcgaactacgaatttcaaaattacgataaggtaattcaaaataccttcaaacaacctcatattaattctaaggcgtacaaccctgccccgaactacgtagactctgatcctccataaggaggtacgtaggcacttggataaccaaggcgagtcccttccccaaaatctcactttcaccctattcatttccttagctataaaccctaaaccttaacatctttagccacaaacctttgccttaaatctaaaaccttaggaaagggttaagggtgcctaacaccttcccttgacctgaatataataacttacccagatttcttaacttcgtagggtttcctattcgccctggtagaataggtggcgactctaaaattttaatttttaggacaggttgctaTACCTGGATAAATCAATTCTTTGTGCGCATCACGCAAATGAAACGGTTTTCTGAAATAGCATTATCCATATATCAAGTGAGTTAGCCAACTCTAATACATCATTTCACCATCCACAAATTATTTCTAAAGTTGTACTCACACCAGCAACACAACACAACCCTTGCAAATAACACCTTCTCTTATAACTGCATTATAAGCGAAATCATCAGGATCACCATGCTTTTCCAACATCTCAATAACCTGAATAGCTTTTTCGATATTCTTAGAGCTGAAAAACCCTTTATCAAATATGTGCCAGGAATAACATTATCTTACAAACATATACAACTGTAAATTTAATCTCTAGCCACACAGGGTGTTGAAAGACAGAGATGATGCAAACCAACCCAAAAaagaaggaaatttctttacccacctcccaacTTTCTTGGTCATCTCTGGTGAAAAACCAAATATACCCCttacttcgaaaatgcatctccaaaagcgcctttttttttcaaaatttgtcttatttcggaaatgcatttccgaaaacatgcttacctaccacgagcacgtcgctcggcgtatctggggggggggggagaggtattttttatgatttacccaactttattatttaaccgtttttaatttagccgtttattcaacattttcttaacggactaattaacatacttttttatttgtttttgttgtaacaggagagacagACTTTGAAACaagtgaaccacgcccggaaggttTTCGGTCTCTTTAAACCATTGGCGCAATGGTTTAACGACACGGTGAGAGCTTCGGGGCTTAGTGGGttgtgcatgacggggtataccaccatcagccacggcatgcagggggcctttatGGAGGGGTGACACATGGAGacatcttctttccacttaccgattggggagatgacgatcaccttgcatgatgtgcagtgtatTCTCCACTTGCCGATCGAAGGGAGGCTGCTGGACCATTCTTGGATCCATAGGATCGaagccattgagtggatgatgctctaTCTGGGTATGGAGCCAGATATGTCTGACTATGAGTGCCAtacgacaaatgggcctcatatccggttcaccatacTGAACGCTTATTTCGagaaccacctggtggcggcggccgaatctAAGGAGGCGGAGAACGCCCTAGTTGTTgagtatcaccgtgcctgcgctctccgatgctggttcatgtttgtggtaggcgctgcaatctttgtggacaagagtgcaaggtacgtcgacgtgacctacctccgctatttcatgaatTTGACTACCGTTcactagtggaactgggggtcagctactctagtatacctataccagaagctgaatgaggcctccaattggaggaccaggcagttgacaGGATCCTGCACACTCcttgttagaataagatttgttctgatcaatattcttagttttgatgataacaatgtatatgaattttgtataagacaatgtggtactctaatcctatgcattttccatttcaggaaatatatatagagtatgcacaaatcagtgcaagaagcactgactcataaggttcaagtatgcaacatcagaacatgctctcgcaagacatcagaagatggtcaagcagaatcagaacatggtctactgAGGCATCAGAaaaacttgagttcagaagcagaagcactgaagttcttatggtatcacgctaagaagcacttcaaggtcagaagacaaaaagatgctctgcaccaaactgtttgactctgatatattcaaacgttgtatctacaaagatcagattagaagcaagtacaagatagcagactacgctgactgacaaaaggaacgttagaagctattaaaggcaaagtcagttaaagcaggaaaagcaaggctcgaggtagttgacaaaagagtgaaacattaaatgcaatgagagggggttaccctaaaggtgggtgtgtgaaTAGTGTATTGTATTTAGATATTTATCTTGAGATTAAGGTTAGCTATGTTCAATTTTAGTcttaccatacaatcctattaacatacatctaacagttaaATAGCAGTCATAAGGGGTACAAAATGTAAAGGGCGGAatgtaaatcctaattactattacaaggctttgagaCAGATACATAATCAGAAAAACCTTTcaaaaaaataaagtgcggaaagtaaaatcctAGTTAGACTATTACAAACTGTAGGCAGTTACATG encodes:
- the LOC131616654 gene encoding pentatricopeptide repeat-containing protein At3g04760, chloroplastic-like, whose protein sequence is MNLQLQPQQPSMTTFSTQFLSHTLNFRNRTSRHSNPNFVTSSTPLLSEGNTNDRRTRINQERFRVNETRPKLDQNYDFRDTNLLKALRRSCKSGKYDESLYLLEQMVNRGYNPDVVLCTKLIKGFFNSKKIEKAIQVLEILEKHGEPDVFAYNAVITGFCKADRVDAANKVLDRMNKRGLAPDVVTYTILIGNLCGRSIDEAMKLFDEMLLRGLRPDAYTYTILLKSLLNEGKWEAGKSLMSDMLDKGCEPSSVTYNTLIGSLCRAGKIGEAENVLKNMKKRGLAPDVITYNILLKSLLNEGKWEAGKSLISDMSDKGCEPDSVTYNTLISAFCKEGKVNLAIEYLDNMISDGRLPDIDCYNLILASLRNSGQAGEALNIFEKLGKVGCPPNAISYDILFGALWCSGNKIRALRMILEMLSKGIDPDEFTYNSLICCLCRDGLVDQAIELLVDMMESHKFQPTVISYNAVIRGLCKVQRVIDAIEVLAAMNERGCLPNETTYRLLIQGIGFGGWRNDAMELANSLVNMGAISEDSFKRWNKTFILDLII